DNA sequence from the Lynx canadensis isolate LIC74 chromosome B2, mLynCan4.pri.v2, whole genome shotgun sequence genome:
CCCAGCCCAGAATTTGACACACTGTAGCCCCTAGGTAAATATGTGAAACTGGGAATAGATTAGAAAAggtctgaataaaaaaaaaaaaaagcgtaaaGAAAGTCCACAAGGGGTTTATTGTGGATTACTCCTGTCTCCCCACTCCAACCCTCTCCCTCAATCCTCACCTGCCCATTTCCTGGTTTGGACATAGTTTTTCTGGCTCGGTGGACCTTGGGCTGCCCCTCTGGGCTGGGTGTGGCCGGAGGGGGTTCAggccctgctgctgctgccccctGGGCGCCCGGCATACTCAGCAGCCTCATAGCTAAACTCTGGACCGATGGGGGTGATTTTCCAGCCCCTGTCATTGACATCTTGGCCCGGCTGGGACAGGCACCCCCCTtgctgggggaagaggggaatgACTTTGTGGCATGGCCTGGAAAACAGGCAAGCAAAGGCAAGATAAGAGGAAAAGTAGTCAGAGGATACCCcacttcaccccccaccccaagactcCCCAGCCTCTCACCCAGCAGGATGCGGCCCCCATGGAGGTCCCCATCTCCCTCGAGATTCTCAGGTTCATCCCCAATGAGTGGTGTGGCTCCTACAGGGGTGTCAGCCCCCTCATCACCCACGGTGACCGTGACAGAGGCTGGGGATGAGGGGCCAGCAGGCTCCAGGGAGTCGGGACTGGCCTTGGGTAGGGTCTCCTCACTACGAGGGGTGTCCCCCAAAGAGCCATGAActgtaagggaaaagaaaaagtttggggCTAAGCTCTCAGGGAATCCTGTGTTGGGGGAGGTGAAGGTCCAACTGGGCCCGTTTTTCTGCTGTACTCACCTCTTTCAGTGGCTCCTCTAGGCTCCTTCTCCAGCACCAGCGCCCCCATCTCAGCAGGGGCCTCCCCCTGGCAGGGGACACAAGGTAGAGGAGGGCTGGTCAGCCCTGTAGGAAGTTGGGGAGCCCAGGACGCCTGGGCTCTGGGAAGAGAGAGTAGGCTCCGGGGCCTACCTCTTCCTCTATGGGGCCCCCCCCTTCCGCGGCCTCGGCTGCCCGGGGGGGCCGCACGACCCCTCCCCCGGGCCCGCATCAACCCCCTCCCTCTCGGTAGACCCCGCATCTCTGGGGCcgagaagagaggagggggagggggcggggcctccgcgccccggccccgccccctcctcccggcTGCACGCGCCGCTCCCCCTTTGTCCCCCAGGCCGCGGGGACCCCGGGCACCAACCCCTCCAGCGCCCGCTGCCCCCCAGCCCGGTGGACGGCCCCTCGTGCCCCTCGCGCGTGCTCCTGGGGCCCCGGCGCCCGCCGCCCACTCGGGGGCAGCCGGCGGCTGCACGCGCGCCTCCGtgcccactccccccacctcccaccccctggtCCCCTCATCCGCCCCCGGTGCTGGCCCTCCGGATTGCTGTAGGTCCCGTCCGGGCCCCCCGGCCCCGTTGCACCCCCGGAGCATTGCACGGGCGCGCGCTTCCCCCGGGCGCGCGCGCGGGCATGCACccgcctctccccctccccttccgcACCTCGGCGGCCGCCGCCGCTGcagctcccgccgccgccgccatcgCCGCTTGCGCGGGGGGCTGAGCCGGCGCGCGGCCGCCCCGGGTCAcgtgggcgggggagggaggactAGGAGGAGCCTTAAAGGAGCCACTACGCGCCTTCTGGCCATTTTCCCCCGAGAGCAGCCTCGGAAATGGCAGTGGCTGTCCTAAGCTGGGACTGCAGGGGAGAATTCCTGCCATTCCTGGTGTCAGCTCAGCGGGGAGCCGAAGGTGAGGCACGCCTGGGTCCAGGTGTGGCTTCTCCATCCCCCGCCTGGTTTTAGGTAACGAAAGGAATGTCTGACCCTCCCAGCTTTCGGTTGCGGCTGTCTTTCCAATCTGGCCCGCGTATGCTTCTCCCGCCTCTGGGTGCTTTCTAGTTGGGTCGGGCTCAGTTTTGGCCTTGCTTCCCTAACGAGCAaggagggggcagtggggacGCGCGGACACCTTTACTTTCAACTGCTTCATGTCTCCTGGAGCAGCGTCCACTTTTGAAAACCTGGGGCTAAACGTCTGTTCTGTTTATGCCATACATGTTACTCCACCATGTGCACTAGCGATCTGGGTAAGACCCTAGAGGCCCGAGAGTCATTACTGCCTGGTGATACTACtgagtaacttttttctttttttgccaaaCACCTTATATACATAGGCACTGCGTGGGTCACAGCCCAACTAACAGTATGAATGATGTTACACCAATATATAACCTTGGTAGCATTATTTAGGGTACCATCCCTTTACGTATTACATTCTGGTcaaagtctggaaaaaaaaacctgtgtgaTTTCACACGCAGTATTTGATAGAAGCAGGTGGTTGGGGTATTGGGCACCTGAGGCCATTTCAAGGCCTTCTGGGAACTGTAGTTCTCTTTGCTTAAGAACTATTCCAGAGCTTTGTGGGAATTGTAGTCTTCCCCATACCCTAATCtgaactgttttttgttttgtttgttttatttagctTTCCCGAGGACATGAACCCTTCCTCAGATCATAAATGTCCAAACATTGGCTCCTGCTTAAAGTTTTGGTGGACACAATGATCACACATATAGCTCTTCCATAGTGCAGATACGAAACTCTTCCAATAGAGGGGGAGATAGTGTGTTATCACCACTGCTAATTATGAAACATAAGTGTGAGCTATCTGCCAAGTGCTGAGGTTGTAGAATTTGGAGGGTCCCCAGCCAGAGAAGCCCACTTGCACAATCCCCTTCTCTTCTCAAGTCTCCTTCACGCATGAGGCCTACAGGAGTTGTGCGGAGTGTAGAGCAAATGGCATGAGAGAGAAGCTGTCTAGGGTGGGATAGTCATACACATGCAGTTGCCAGACagagtataaagaaaaaataaagcgtttttttttttattattttttattttgtggaaaacaaaagcagaaaaactaAAACCCCAAACTccagaaaaaatcctaaaaaatacgttttgttttcttaaaaaatactgtataagtctctactcctctccctccctccccaaacagACCTCCATGTATCCTTTCATCTAAgtgccctacccccacccccaccactgttCATCCTTCTTGCTATTGTCCCCCACTTCATATCTACCCAGGACCCTTATCCCCATGTTCTCTTACCTGGCACCTGACATGGTTCTCCCTAGTTTTGGTGAGTCTTTACCCATAATCCCATTCCCCCAGCATGCAAGAACTGTCTCCCTACTTCCTTTTCTGGAATTCAATAATCCTTTCCCCCTACCACTCCCTCTCCCAAGGATCTATTCTATGCAGGAGCACATAAACTGCCTGCTGCCAAATTCCCTCCCaattcccacccccccaccccccatctcaaGATATATCAGAACCTCTCCCTGGGCAGCCTTAACCAGGAATAaagcatttttgtctttttttttttttttttcctcattccataagaccctttccctccctccacatATCCATGCACGTCTAAGAGAAGAAAATCTTTCTCTGGGAGCCCATATTCTCTTGGTCTTCTCAAAgaaccctctccctctccattcttttttttctgaaaaggcAGGGATCCTCTCTCCAAGAAATCTTCAGCCCCTCCCTCAGGATATATCCGCTCAGGTTCCCCAAGTACCTGCCTGTTCCcgaccctcccacccccctaccTATTCTCCTGGGCCAGGGAGCTCCCTTCAGCCCAGGGACCCCCGCCTCCTGGCCCGCGAGCCTGCCCCACTAGCGGATGAGGACGTTGATCTCTGCCACACTGGCCTCCAACACGTTCTCTGCCGTTGTCTTGCCATGCTGCTCCTTGAGGTGCCGCCTAATGGCAGGCTTGTGAGCGAAGCGCACGTCGCAGTAGGAGCAGCGATAGGGCCTCGCTCCAGAGTGTAGGTTGAGGTGGTCGTGCAGCGTGGACTTCTGTGTGAAGCACTTGCCGCAGATGCCACACGAGTGCGACTTGACGCCGCGGTGCACGTTCATGTGGCGGTTGAGGTTGCTGCTGTGGTTGAACTGCTTGCCGCAGCGTGGGCACATGAAGATGAAGTGCTGCGCCCGCATGTGGAAGACCAGCTTCTCCACGCCCTGGAACACTTCCGGGCACTTGGTGCACTTGATGTTCTTTAGGGGGTTTCCACTGGAAAAGCCCCCGGGCAGGGGTCCCCggctgctccctgcccccaggctgccccccgccccccgggcaGCCATGGCCACCGCTGCTGCCTCCACCAGGCCCGAGGTGGCCCCCACGCTGGCTCTGCCTCCAGGGATCAACAGCAAACCCTCCCCTTCTGCGTCCTCGGACAGGCTATAGCAGGCTTTCACTACACCCTGTGGTGGGGCCACAGTGCTGGGGGGCACGCTGCTCTGGGCCAGCTCCCCAAGGTGGCTGCCCACCGAGCCTCCGATGCTCAGGCCTCCTCCCAAACCTCCGGGAGGTTTGAGCCGGTGTGCCACCTCCAGGGCCGACTCCACTTTGACGATGCAGATGTCAGACAcgtcctcgtcctcgtcctcaTCTTCTTCCTCAGCCTTCAGCTCCAGATCCTCATCCAGAGGGAACTCCAGTTTCACAGGCCGTAGGAGTGGAGGGggcaaagggggtgggggtgggggcttgggggCTGGCTTTGGGGTCCtagcaggagggagcagggatTTGGTGGCACTGACACTGCTCACAAGGCTGGCATCGCTGACCCCATCCTCTTTGAGGCCTATTTTGGGCTCAATGAACTGGCTGAGGGCGTTCCTGCATTTCTCCACCACGTGCTCCATCTGCAGGTAAGAGGCAGCCGTCAGGTAGTTGACGATGTCCCTGACGGCGAATTCCAGAGCGCCCGTGTAGCAGGACAGGAGCAGGTCGGCCACGATGCGTGCACTGTGCATCAGTGAGACCTGCAGCTCAGAACTGGGGTTCAGTAGGAACTGGTCCCGCAGGAAAGGCGAGCAGGCGGCCAGGATGACCTTGTGGCCACGAAACTTGAGGCTGTCGGCCACAATGGTCACGTCGCAAAACCGCTCCTCTGCGCGGAGCTGGTTCATGTTCCGCAGGGTAGCGGCCTCGTGGCCCGGCAGCTGGAAGCGCAGGACTTCCACCCCAGAGGCCATTGTGGCGGGGGTGGGCAACCCTGGTTGGGAAGGAAACCGATCAGAGACAAAGGTCTCTGGTTCGCCTAAGCCAAGGCTCCAGGCCCCTCGCTCCCATTCTTGCCCAGCATCCCAGCTTCAGATCTCCCAGTCTTCAGGCcccttcctcagtttccccagtccCTGGGGAAGCGCTCTCCCTCCGAGAGAACGGAGGCGTGGTTCCCGGGGGCGGGGCAGCGGCgtccacacaccccccccccccccacgccggACCGCTCGCGAGGATGGGGCGAGCCCGCGCGCCCAAGGGTAAGGCTGGAGAAACCTGGAGCAGaggcctggggctctgggctccggGGTGGCCCGGGCTGCAGCCTTTTCTCACCCCGCCCCCTTTCCCCGCTGCTTCATTCCTCCGCCCCCCCTTTGCACGTTTGCACGCGCCTTTCACGTCCTCCCCCCGCCGCCTGCACGCTTCGTGCACGCCCCCCCCACGTTCAGAGGTCCGTGGCACGCCCCCCCAGCCCCACGACCCTGAGTGCACGCGCCTCTCACCTGGCCCGGTTCCGCGCgctgttttttccccccctatctcccccacccccccagggtcGGCAGCGCCCCCAAACACGGGCAGAGCCTGGGCAGCGCGCAGGCGCGGGGGTGCACGAGGCGCGCGCGCGGGGCCAGCTCCGCGTGGGCGtaaggagggaggggcgggggcggctcGTGCAGTGTGTTCCAGGCCCCGCGCGCCTCGGCGTCGGCGAGAACtcggggaggaggaagaggggagggaattAAAGGAGCAGGATTCGCCCCTTCCAGACCCCCCTTTCTTCACCAGCCCCCCCCCACGCTGTTAAAGGGCCGGATGGCCTGGCCTCCCCTTTGGCCGGTATTATTTGTCCGCCAGAGCGGAAATACGTTCCACTCCCCCCTTTTTCGCTccccctcctctgtgcctccGGGCCCCGCGGCACGTCTGCGCGTGCGTGCCAAGAGCCGCGCGGAGGCCCGCTTGCTCGGGCCCGCCCCCCGTTCCCGGCTGCCTGGGGCGCCGTCCGCTCTGCGCCCCGCAGAGCGCGCCCCCGCCCGCGCTCCCCGCCAGCCCAGCTCCAGCAGACAGTGCTGCCACCTGCTCCCTGTGGTAGCGCCGCTCTGGCCCAGCTGTGCCGAGCGGGACAGGGTTGCAACCGCAGCCCTTCCCGGGAACCCAGACCGCGCCGCGGCTATCGGAGCTGTTGGTCGCTGTTGCCCACGCGTGCATCCTCTGTTTAGTATGTTCATAGTTTCTCCAGCCACACTTCAAGACTTTTTCAACTCTTCTGAAGTTAGTGACCACTCTAGCCCTCCTGGCCCAAAAGATTGTTTAACTTCCTATTGAAACAATGCAGTGTTCTCAACTTTCCTTCGTCTCACAGTCGTGTAACATCACACCCACCCGACCTTCCCCTCCATTCTCAGAATTGATCCCACTTCTTGCCAAGGCAAACGTCCTCCACTTTTATGTATTGTCGATGACCTCGCCCATTTCACCCCTACTGTGTAATTAGCTCaagtattaatttttctaattatgcGATTATTTATGTCAGTGTGATTTTACCGTCTTTAATCTTTCCAACTGCAGCCGTCCTTCcaatcccttccctgctcctccaaGGGACTGGCAAGGTTAGAGCTCCACCGCCTTAAACAAAACCTCCCATCAACTCTgcacctctctcttctctttctgtgtcaCTCGCAAACTAACCTGCAGTCTCCACAGATTTACCAACAGCATTTATTAGCACCTCAAGGACTGCCACCCTCTTTCTTGCACACTCACTTCCCTACCCATTGAAGTCCAGGTGAAAAAGCCTCTGCTTCCCACTGATTGGATTGGTTTATCACATACTCCAGGAGACTAGAGCATTTTTCTTAGCATCAATTCTGATGAAACTGCGTGTTATATAATGGGTTCGACCTCTGGCTTCCTTCATAGATCGTAAACTTCTTGATTGCAGGAATTATGTCATGGGTTATATTTTGCGAATAAAAGGTATGCAATAAATGACTGACTGCTGAAGTCATTCCTCTTCAGTTCAGCCAGCATCCACCCATAAAAAGTTTGTTCCTGACTTAAACTGAATTCCTGAACTCAAAGGGACACCCTTGAGTGGGAGAGTGGGGGCAGTGTTTAGGTGGTGCTTGACTCTGCCTTTCCCTTTTAAATTCTCTGCCTTTTATGCCTGCACTCAGTTCTCTTTATTCTAAAATGCCCTCTTTGTAGAACTCTCCTTTGTAGTCAGGCCATATGAATCTGAGAAAGAACTTTGGCTTTTGTGTCAGACACACCTAGGCTCAAAGCTatattccactctttttttttttttttaagtttatttattgagagagagagagagagagggagggagggagaatcccaagcaggctccacgctgtcagtgcagagcctgatgcagggctcaatcccatgaccctgggatcatgacctgagctaagatcaagagtcacatgctcaaccaactgagccattcaggcaccccgaggtatgtgtattttttgtgtACATCTGGGGAAAGTGGTCTAGGACTAGCTAGCTCATGGCTTACAGCACCATTCTTGGTTACTGATGGAGGCAAACAGTGGTCTAGATAATCCCAAACAGGAAGAGTTACACATTTCTCTGAGACATTCCAAGTAGCTTTGGCAGTGGATGTACTTTTGCATTCTGCGTAGCCTAGACTGGAAAAATTTATATTCCTTGAGCTACCagtaggaaaggaggagggaagttAGTCTGGACTTTTAATCCATAGGCTTGTACAACTTTTCCTGTATAACAATAAAACCTccaacttcttttcctttctttgaccCACACTCAGCTCTTGCCCTCGCTGTAGGAACCCTGAGTCCTGCTCGGCTGCTACCTACCTCTCCTGTTGTCTGAGCTACTTCCAGGTCTGTGGTACCTGCCTCAGGCCTGCCGGTGTCCATGCAAATGACCCAATCCATaccccaattaaaaaacaaaaatggtccagtgtattttatgttttcttagaaTTACTTGCATGGTTCAGAATtcaaaaagtgtatttattgaaCAAGAAAGGGAATCAATACGAAATGGGGATTCCTTGCTTGATTATCAAGATAATACATTTGATATTCCTTTGGGAGAGCATTTTTACCTTGGTGGGGAATAAGGGCTCAGAGCACATGATCAAAAATCTTTCTATCACCTTGGGAATTTTGGCCAGCGAAACAGTTCAAGTAATAGCTCAACAAAAAGTAGAAACCCACCTTGACGAGATTAGAGGACAAGACATTTGGCTGCAACAGATTCCTACTGAAGTCCCAGGAACAAAATGGGATTGGTATTCTGGTCTGTTTTTCTGGATTCCTTAAGGAATTCGATCAATACTCTGGGCATTAACCCAAGCGGGATTATCTATCTTGGCTATTCTTTTAATGATTTATCTACTCATAAATGTGGCATGAGATGCTGCTCAAGGCAGCAAAAGCAGAAACTAATTAATGGTTGTCCAAAGCTTTGAAGTTGGGCCAGGCACCAGAGTACTTACGGTTAGGAGCAAaacgctttcttttttttattaaatttttaaatgtttatttatttttgagagacagagagagacagcatgagcaggggaggggcagagagagaggaagacacagaatctgaagcaggttctaggctgtgagctgtcagcacagagcctgatgtggggctcaaaatcacgagcctcgagatcatgacctgagccgaagtcggatgcttaaccaactaagccattcAGATGCCCCAGGAGCAAAACACTTTCATTCCCTATGATCCTGACCTCCACCCCTCATCAGCAGGAAGTAGCTAGAGCAGTCATTGTCCCTATCCCTCAAAGCTCCCTCAATTTAGACATAGCTGCCTCTGACCAGTCACAGAGCCCTTGGTTACTATTAAAGAAACCTGTAAACTTGCCTTAGGAAGTAACATCATGTTGCCTCCTGAGAAGTCTGTGGGGTGCTGTTCTGCCTGAGATGTCAAACATAACGTGCCACgtgtacaagaaaagaaataataatagtttgcAGCTTAGGAATAGTCATGGATGTACAACTTCTGCCTTTGTACTCTAGAGATGATATCACTGAGCACAATCTGCTGAGAAGGTCTTGCAGTTCCAGGCGCCTAAAGAGGAACAGCCAAGCCCCTGCAGCAGAGCGACCACCTCACTGCACTCACACCAAAACCTGACAAGGAGATGCCGAGAGGGAGAAGATGgtcaagaaaggaaatattacaGTCGATCAGTTGGCATGATCCAAGACCCTAAGACCCTTACCCTGAACTTTCACCCTTTAAGAACCCCTGCTTGTAAGCCAATGGGGAATTTAGGACGTTAAGCACTAGCTCCCCATTCTCCTGGGTGGCACCACACCAATAAATAGccgatttttcttccttccaaaaacaaagccaaaaaccaaaccaaaccaacccAAGCCAACCCCCCCaacaaaacaaccaaccaactaaacaaataaaaacaccccAAAGACCACAAATTCAAAAAGTGTAAAAGGGTACAGACCCCACTCCCCACGAGGCCTCTGGGCATCTTGAGCATCTCCCCCTTTCTGTTAcgtcccctccttccctttctcacgTGCAGCACTCAGCTGCTCTGACTTTAGCGGCACCCTTCAGTTAGGTTCTGGGGGGGGGGATGCTTTATGTAGCTGGAAGAGCCCCTTGCCCCACCACGATGCCCTTCCTACCTGCCCACTCTCCTGAGTCCCCTACCCCTCTCCTGATCAGTCCCCTTCTCTCAGCAGACTGGAGTGCTCTCCTTCACACCCCAAACATCCCTTTCTTCATTCATCCTTATTCCCCTTTCCTTAATGTCAGAGCCTGTTGAaagccctcccttccctcctatATCCCACTCTTAATCTTGCCTTCTGTTTCTTGCCCTCCTGGGCTTTATACTTGCCCTTTTACTTTAAACCCAGACAAATCTTTGCtgccttaagagaaaaaaatctttcttcagCTTGATCCCTCTCTTGGCTGCCACCACactccaccctccccttcccagcgCAGCCAGCATTGCGATTGTTTACTCTCCTTGACTCGCTTCATG
Encoded proteins:
- the ZBTB12 gene encoding zinc finger and BTB domain-containing protein 12: MASGVEVLRFQLPGHEAATLRNMNQLRAEERFCDVTIVADSLKFRGHKVILAACSPFLRDQFLLNPSSELQVSLMHSARIVADLLLSCYTGALEFAVRDIVNYLTAASYLQMEHVVEKCRNALSQFIEPKIGLKEDGVSDASLVSSVSATKSLLPPARTPKPAPKPPPPPPLPPPLLRPVKLEFPLDEDLELKAEEEDEDEDEDVSDICIVKVESALEVAHRLKPPGGLGGGLSIGGSVGSHLGELAQSSVPPSTVAPPQGVVKACYSLSEDAEGEGLLLIPGGRASVGATSGLVEAAAVAMAARGAGGSLGAGSSRGPLPGGFSSGNPLKNIKCTKCPEVFQGVEKLVFHMRAQHFIFMCPRCGKQFNHSSNLNRHMNVHRGVKSHSCGICGKCFTQKSTLHDHLNLHSGARPYRCSYCDVRFAHKPAIRRHLKEQHGKTTAENVLEASVAEINVLIR